In Oscillospiraceae bacterium, the genomic window GCTTATCTTCAGCTTTATAGGCAAATGAGGGAAGATATAATAAAAGAGATATACCCTTATAACAGTAAGCTGCCTTCAAAAAGAATACTTGCAGAAGAAATGGGATTAAGCACAGTAACAGTAGAGCACGCATATTCGCTTCTTTGTGATGAGGGATATGCGGAAGCTAAAGAAAGAAGCGGATATTTTGTTATTTTTCGCATAGATGACGGCTTCGCAAGTGCATCGGATAAAACTGTTTCAAATACAACCTTGTCTAATCACAATAAAAGTGCATCTTCCGAATTTCCATTTTCGGTATTTACAAAAACAATGCGAAGCGTAATGAATGATTTTGGAGAAAGTATTTTAGAAAAATCTTCAAATTTAGGTTGTATAGAATTAAGAGAAGCAATAAGACAATACCTTGCAAGAAGCAGAGGTATTATTGCTGATACAAGGCAAATTATTATAGGCTCAGGCTCTGAATATCTTTATAGCTTAATAATAGATATGCTTGGAAGAAATAAAGTGTATGCAATAGAAAGCCCCTCATATAAAAAGATAGAGCAGGTATATAAAGCTTCCGATGTAAAATACGAAAAGCTACCTCTTGGTAATGATGGAATAGAAAGCATTGCTTTAAGAGAAAGTAAAGCAGACGTTCTTCATATATCTCCGTATCGTAGTTTTCCAAGCGGAGTAACAGCAAGCGCATCTAAACGCCACGAATATATGCGTTGGGCGAGTAAAGATAACAGATATATTATAGAAGATGATTTTGAATCGGAGTTTTCAGTTTCGAAAAAGCCCGAAGAAACGTTGTTTTCAGACACATCAAAGGAAAATGTTATCTATATGAACACTTTTTCTAAAACTATATCCCCGTCGCTTCGTGTGGGGTATATGGTTTTGCCCGAAAAATTAGTGGCTGTATTTGAAGAAAAATTAGGCTTTTATTCTTGCACAGTACCGACTTTTATGCAGTTTGTTTTGGCAAAGCTTATTTCAAACGGTGATTTTGAAAGACATATAAACAGAGTAAGAAGAAAAAAGAGAAAAGAAGCAACTGATAATTTAAAAAGCTTATGAGTCGTAAAAACTCATAAGCTTTTTTGCATCATATAGAATCGTCTGTAACGATTTCTGTTTCCTGGGTTTCAGGCTCTTCTTTTTTCTTTAATATTTTAAGGTCTTCTTTATTATAAATTTTTGGAGTAGCATCAGGATTGCTGTCCAAACGTACTTTTACAAGACCTTTAAGCAAATAGATTTCCGTTACAACGCCGTTGCCGTCCGGAGTTTGTACTATACTGCCTACACGTGGAGTTGTTTTAGCCAAATCTTCATATGCGTTTTGCTCGTATTTAAGACAGCACATAAGCCTGTCGCAAGTTCCTGAAATTTTTGTAGGATTAAGAGATAGGCCTTGTTCCTTTGCCATTTTAATAGAAACAGGGTGAAAATCTCCTAAAAATGAGGAACAGCAAAAAGGTCTGCCGCATATTCCCAAACCGCCTTGAAGCTTTGCTTCATCGCGTACACCGATTTGACGAAGCTCAATTCTTGTTTTGAAAATTGATGCCAAATCCTTTACCAATTCACGAAAGTCAACTCTGCCTTCGGAGGTAAAATAAAATAGAAGTCTGTTTGAATCAAAGCTACATTCAACGTTTATAAGGTTCATATCAAGCTTATGCTCTAAAATTTTCTTTTGGCATATTTCAAAGGCTTGTTTTTCTCTTTCAACAGCCTCTTGAGATTTTTTTATATCTGCCGGAGTAGCTTCTCTTAATACGTTTTTAAGAGGGGGCACAATACAGTCATCAGGAACCTCTCTGTTTTCCAAAGCCACTTCTCCGATTTCTACTCCGCGTGAAGTTTCAACAATAGCAAAGCTTCCTTTTTTAAAATTTATTCCTGCGGGACCAAAATAATAAATTTTTCCGCCTTTTTTGAATTTTATTCCAATAACCTCTGTCAATGAACTTCCTCCCAAATTTTAATAAATAAAACAGTAACCGAAAGATTGATATTTGAATTTGATTCTATTTGTGTATAAGCATCTTCTAAGATGTTAACAACATTTAAAAGCTGTTTTATAGTAGTTTTCGAAGCGGCAAGCGCATAGTCTTTTGAAAAATCAGGTATGTAAAGGTCTGCACCTTTAACACTTTTTGAGATTATTATATCCCTGAATACGTTTTTTAAAAGACTGATTTGCTTTAAAAGAGACTCACGCTTTTTAGAAAGAGAGTCTGAAAATTTTAGAAAAGCAAATTCATTTGTACCATATAAAGCCTTTAAAAAATCAGAAGCTGTCTGAAGCTCTTTTTTCTTAGAAGCTTCATCCTCAGAAGAAAGCAAGAGTCTGATACAACGGGAATTGATTGTTTCAAGCATAGCTTCTCCCTCGGGAGTAATAAGAATAAATACTGCATATTCCGGAGACTCTTCAAGGGTTTTTAAAAGAGCATTCTGTGCGGCAACGGTGAGTAAATTTGCCTGCGGGATTATATAAATTTTCTTTTTGCTTTCATTGGGAATAACAAAAACGTCTGCAAAAATTTGACGTGAAGCTTCAACACCGATTGTCGCTCTGTCTTTTTGGACAGATACAGTAATAACATCAGGATGAATATCCTTTTGTATTTTCAAACAGTCTTTACATTTTTTGCAGGGGACTTGTTGACCGACACATTCAAAGCACATAGCCATAAGCTTTGCTGCTTCAAGTGCTCCTGAGGTATCATTACTTTCAATTAAATAGGAATGACTAAGACGGTTTGAAGCTGCAGCAGACAATATATAATTAAAAAGCTCTTGCTTTTCCAATTTTATGTCAATCCCTTTCAGCTAAAACATTTACTATACTATTATAAATGAAAAACAATTTATTTGCAACAAAAAAATAACATTATATCAAGTTATTAAAAAAATAGTGTCTTAATATAATATTTGTATGAAATTCTGATGGGGAGAGTGTAAATATGATAATACATACGGTACAATCGGGAGAAACAGTAAATTCTATTGCAGAGAATTATAATATAACAATAAGCAGACTTATAGAATATAACGGACTTTTAGCTCCTTATACCTTGGCTGTAGGACAAAGCTTGGTAATTTTGTATCCAAAAACAGTACATACGGTAGTAGAGGGTGATAGCCTTTTTTCTATTGCTCAGCAGTATAATACGAGCGTAAGACAGCTTTATAGAAATAATGCCTCTTTAAAAGGAAGGCCGCAAATATATGAGGGTCAGAGTATAATAATTGATTTCACCGATACACCGACGAGAGAGGTGGTAATAAATGCATATGCATATCCTTTTATAGAGCAAAGGCTATTAGAGGGGACTCTATATTATCTTACAAACCTTCTTCCGTTTACATACGGCTTTACTCCTCAGGGGGAGCTTGTTGACCTTGATGATGAACAGCTTATTTCTTCTGCACAGTATTATGGAACATCGTCATTTATGCATATTTCTACACTTACGCAGGAAGGGAATTTCAGTAGTGCCCTTGCAGAACAGCTTTTAAATGATGAAGCGGCACAACAGCGTCTGATAGAAAACATTTATCAAAATATGAGAAATAAAGGCTATACAGGTCTTGATATTGATTTTGAGTTTATTCCGGCACAGCTCAGAGAAAATTATATAGAATTTGTAAGGAAAGCCACACAGTATTTGAATAACTACGGGTATGACGTTATAGTTGCTCTTGCCCCGAAAACTTCATCAGCTCAAAGAGGTCTTTTATATGAGGCTCATGATTACGCAGGTCTTTCAGAAGCGGCAAACTATGTTTTTTTAATGACATATGAATGGGGATATACGTATTCAGAGCCAATGGCAGTAGCTCCTATAGAAAATGTCAGAGCTGTTGTAGAATATGCATTGACTCAAATGCCGCCTGAAAAAATAATTTTAGGATTACCTAATTATGGTTATGACTGGCCTTTACCATATGTAAAGGGACAGACTAAAGCAGTAAGTATTTCTACATCGCAGGCTTATGATATAGCGGTAAAATATAGGGCTGAAATCCTTTATGACGAGGTTTCTCAAGCTCCGCATTTTGTTTATACAAATGAAAACAATCAAGTGCACGAGATATGGTTTGACGATGCAAAAAGCATATCTGAAAAGCTTTCCCTTATAGAAGAATATTCTTTGTATGGCGGCGGTTATTGGAGCCTTATGAAGCGTTTTCCGTCAAATTGGAGTGTTCTTAACGCTATGTATATAGTGAGATAAAATCAAATTTTTTACATTTAATTAACGTTTTTGAGCATACTAAAAACAAAAATTAAAAAACGGGGATTAAGTGTATGGATAAAAGCTTATATGTTTATGCAAAGCAGGCGGAATATATAAAAAAATATCAACAAAATCTTACCCTTGCTGAAAAAAACGAGGGAGATAAACGCTGGCTTTATGAAAATATATATATAGTTATGCAGGAAGTCTATTTTGCCCTTAATGAATTAAGGGGTAACAGCGGTATTGCCTTTGATATAGCAAAAGAATGTATTTCAAACTTTGAATATGATATTTCTTTAGAAAATTTAGGAGCAATTCTAAAAAGCGATAAATACAAGAATGTTTTAAAATATGAAACTATTTCAAAAATACTTTTATGCTTAAGATTGGAGCTATGTTACAGACTTTACAGACTTTGCAGAGGTAAAGAAAAATGTAGCTTTAAGGATATAATTATCGCTTACCGCAAACTTTGCGATATAGAGCAAAAGGATGTTTTAAGCTTTTGGGAGGTTGAGAGGGTATTAGAAAAAGACCCTGAGAATGTATATTCCTCTATGACAGACGCGTCAAAGGATTATTACAGAAAAAAAGTTGCGGAGCTTGCTGATAAAAATAATATTTCTCAGCTTGAACAGGCAAAAAAAGTATTGAACGAAGCTCAAAAAAATAACGTTCATTTGGGAAAAATACTTTTTAAAAAAGAAAAAAACATAGCAGGTTATATATATTTATTTTTGTTGACATTTTTTACAGTGGCTTTAAGCAGCGTTCTTACAGCTTTTTTGGGACGTTGGTGGAGCTTTTTCCTATTTGTAATTCCTGTAAGTGAAATTGTTAAAAAAATATTAGATTTTTCCTATTATAAATTCAGAAAAATAAGACCTTGTTTTGTAATTAAGCTAAAGGAGATACCCGATAATGCGCTTACAGCAGTAGTTATATCGTGTCTTGTAACAAGCAAAAAGGATATAGAAAAGCTTATAACAAGAATAAAAAAGCTTAATTGTACAAACGGTGGTAAAAACGTACTTTTCGGACTTTTGGTAGATTTTAAAGACAGTAATCTGAAAGTAGAAAAAGGCGATGAAGAATTAAAGCAAACTCTAAAAAAAGAAATAGAAGAATTAAAAAACGATTGCTTTTTCTGTGTTGTAAGAAACAGAAGCTATAATCCAAAAGAAAAAATATTTATGGGTTTTGAGCGAAAAAGAGGAGCAATATGTGAGCTTGTTTCCTATATATATCAAGGCAAAAAAATCAACGGTGATATCTTTGGAAATCAGGAAAGATTAAGAAAAATAAAGTATATTACAGCTTTGGACAGCGATACAAATTTACCAATACAAGAAATTAAAACTCTTGTAGGTGCTATGCTTCATCCATCAAATAAGGCAGAAATTGATGAGAAAAAAGGCATTGTAAAGAATGGCTATGGAATAATCGTTACAAGACTGTCAGCGGATTTGGCATCTTCTCAAAAAAATCTTTTTTCAAAAATTTATGCAGGCTTCGGCGGTAGCGAAACCTACAGCAACCCTACCTATGACCTTTACTATGATATTTTTGAAGAAAGTATTTTTTCGGGAAAAGGAATTCTTGACGTAGAAGCATTTTATAAAACGGCAATTAAAAAAATCCCTCATAACAAAATTTTAAGCCACGATTTATTAGAAGGTTTTTTTATGAGAACAGGCTTTGTAGGCGAGGTTGCTATGACAGACAGCTTTCCTTCAAGTGTATTTGCTTATTATAAACGTGCTCACAGATGGTATAGGGGAGATGTGCAAAGCCTTATATTCTTATTTAAAAAGGTTGTTAATTCCAAGGGGGAAAAAGAGCTTTCGGGAATTTCCTCAATAAATAAATTCAAGCTTTTGGATAATATAAGAAGAATGCTTTTGATAAGAGCTAATTTACAGCTTTTACTATGGGGCTTTTTTTCACCGATTTGTTTTGCTGTGGGAATTATATCACTGTTTTCGGGACAGATTATTTCTCTTGTTGATACAGTAGTGCACGGTGGCCTTGAAGCTATAAAAATACGATATTCTTCAAAAACAATATCAGTATTTAAAAGCGTATTTTTAAGCGCATTGTTTGATTTGATTTTTTTACCTTATGCTGCTTTGGTAAGCTTTCACGCTTTTTATGTAGCGCTTATCCGTATGCTTATTACTAAGAAAAAGCTTTTGGTTTGGATAACAGCCGCACAATCGGATAAAAGAAAAGATACTCTTCTGAGCTATTATAAAGGAATGATAATATGTCCGGTTTTTGCATTGGTTTTTATTCTTACACTGAAAATTCACCTTATTGTCATAGGAGTAGGTTTTGCTCTTGCGCCCTTAGCGGCATATCTGATTTCTAAACCAACCCCGGAACAAATAAGAAAAATACCTGCTGAAAAACAAGAAAAGCTTATGGAATATGCAAAAGATATATATAGCTATTTTGCAGATTTCGTAAATCAAGAAAACAATTTTTTGCCGCCCGATAATTTACAGGAGCAGCCTGTTTACCGTCAGGCTAAAAGAACGTCACCTACCAATATAGGTATGTCTCTTATTGCTCATGTCAGCGCCCATATTTTAGGAATAATTACTTTTGAAAGCTTAGTTTCAAAAATTGAAAATACAATTGAAACAATAAAAAAAGCTGAAAAATACAGAGGTCATCTTTATAACTGGTATTCAACAGAGGATTTAAAGCCTTTAGAGCCACGATATATTTCTACCGTTGACAGCGGAAACTTAGCTTGCAGTCTTTGTCTTTTGTATTCTTATCTATCAAAGAACAAGGCTAAAGAAAGCTTGCTTAATGATATAAAAAATATAGAAAATGAAATGGATTTTGATTTCTTATATAATAAGAAAAAGAAGCTGTTTTATATAGGGGTAGACAGTGAAGGTAAAACAGGGGATAACTGCTACGACCTTTTTATGAGCGAATACAGAATGACGGGATACTATCTTATAGCAAAGGGAAAGGTTGGCAAAAAGCACTGGTCTGCCTTAAATAGACTATTTATAGGTTACAGAGGCTATTTCGGCTTGAAATCCTGGAGCGGAACAATGTTTGAATATATGATGCCTAACTTGTTTTTGCCTTGTTATAGTGGCAGTCTTATATGGGAAGCAACTCATTTTGCTATAAATGAACAAAAAAAATATCATAGACCCTACGGAATTTCCGAAAGCGGATTTTATGCTTTTGATAATGAGCTTTCCTATCAGTACAGAGCCTTTGGAGTGCCTAAGCTCGCTCTTGATAAATACAGACAGGGTGAAAGGGTTATATCACCTTATTCAACCTTTTTGACTGTTGCTATACAGCCCTTCAGCGCCCTTCATAATCTTGAAAGATTAAAAAAATTAGGTGTATATGGAAAATACGGATTTTTTGAAGCAGTAGACTTTACAAAAAATCGTGCTAACGGTCAATTCGCTATAGTAAAAAGCTATATGGCACATCACTTGGGAATGAGTATATGCGCAATATGTAATGCACTTTGCGACGATGCACTTGTAAAAATATTTATGAGTGATTTGCAGATGAATAGCTTTGAAGAATTGTTATGCGAAAAGGTACCTGCTCGTATAAGCTTATATAATGAAAAACAAGATTTCCGTATTCCTGATATGAAGCTGCTTCCTGTTTCAGTTGTAAGCCGTGAAATTTCAATGAATAATCAGAGAGCTTCTGTAATTTCAAACGGTTCAATGAATGCTGTTGTTTCTGATAATGGATGTTGTATTATTAAGTATGGCGGAGTCGGAGTATTAAAATATCGCAGAGATAATTTTAAAATGCCTCAAGGTGTTTTTGCTTTTATAATTGATAAAAATAAAAAATACAGTGTAACCTCAGCACCGTTTTTCGATACAAATCAAAACTATAAGGCGACTCTTTCTGAAAGCAGAGCAGTTTATTATTTGAATACTCAGAATTTTGATGCGACAATGGTATCTACATTGCATAAATCACAGCCTGCGGCAATTTTTGAGCTTAGTGTTGAAATGAAGAAAAATCAAGATATAAGCTTTGCTTTTTATTTAGAGCCTATTTTAACAGCCTTTGAAAGCGAACTTTCCCATCCTGCTTTTTCTGCACTGTTTACTTGCTGTCAATATGATGAGAGAGATTTTGTGATTTTTACACGCCGTACAAGAACTCCTGAAGATAAGGAAATATGGCTTGCCGCAGGAGTGCTTAGCAGTGATAGTGAGTTAAAATATGAAACAATGAGAGAAAATATTTTGCCCAGAATGGAAGGTCTTTCAGATATTGATTTGAGAGAAAACAGCTTTAAAGGAGTGGCACCATCTCCTGTAAATCCTTGCCTTTGTATTTTAGGAAAAATGAAGCCACAAAAGAATAAGGCTTCTGCTGTTTTGCTTTTATGCTGCGGCAAAACTAAAGAGCAGGCACAGGAGATGTTTTTAAATCTGAAAAATGAAAAAACTTCTTTGATGAGTCAAGCCTTACCGCCCTTTTCAACACTTTCTCAAAGAAAACAGGAAACAGCTCTTAAAATTTTACCAAAGCTTTATTATAATACTAATCCAATAATACAACCGCCCGAAAGAAGCTATGGCTTAGATACCCTGTGGCAATACGGAATTTCCGGAGATATTCCTATAATTTGCACATCTATAAATAAACAAGAGGATTTAAAAGCATTAAGAACACCTATTGATATATATGTATATTTCCGTAAAAAAGGAGTTAACTGTGACCTTGTAATTTTTTATGACGAAAAACAAGGCTATGACAGACCGCTTTATAATGGAATAAATGCACAGATAAATCAAATTCGTATAAGCGGATACCGTTCAAAAGGTGATATATATACGGTAAATCTCCCTGTTCAAGAGAGAAGATTTTTACTTCGTATGAGCGTATTTAGCTTTGAAGAAAAAGACGAAAGCTTTTCTCAAAACAAATTTTTACCTTTTAGGCTTTCATACGGCGAAAGTGAGCCTAACAGGGAAGCTTTATTTAAT contains:
- a CDS encoding PLP-dependent aminotransferase family protein, with protein sequence MKYIIDKDDTLPAYLQLYRQMREDIIKEIYPYNSKLPSKRILAEEMGLSTVTVEHAYSLLCDEGYAEAKERSGYFVIFRIDDGFASASDKTVSNTTLSNHNKSASSEFPFSVFTKTMRSVMNDFGESILEKSSNLGCIELREAIRQYLARSRGIIADTRQIIIGSGSEYLYSLIIDMLGRNKVYAIESPSYKKIEQVYKASDVKYEKLPLGNDGIESIALRESKADVLHISPYRSFPSGVTASASKRHEYMRWASKDNRYIIEDDFESEFSVSKKPEETLFSDTSKENVIYMNTFSKTISPSLRVGYMVLPEKLVAVFEEKLGFYSCTVPTFMQFVLAKLISNGDFERHINRVRRKKRKEATDNLKSL
- a CDS encoding stage 0 sporulation protein, producing MTEVIGIKFKKGGKIYYFGPAGINFKKGSFAIVETSRGVEIGEVALENREVPDDCIVPPLKNVLREATPADIKKSQEAVEREKQAFEICQKKILEHKLDMNLINVECSFDSNRLLFYFTSEGRVDFRELVKDLASIFKTRIELRQIGVRDEAKLQGGLGICGRPFCCSSFLGDFHPVSIKMAKEQGLSLNPTKISGTCDRLMCCLKYEQNAYEDLAKTTPRVGSIVQTPDGNGVVTEIYLLKGLVKVRLDSNPDATPKIYNKEDLKILKKKEEPETQETEIVTDDSI
- a CDS encoding LysM peptidoglycan-binding domain-containing protein yields the protein MIIHTVQSGETVNSIAENYNITISRLIEYNGLLAPYTLAVGQSLVILYPKTVHTVVEGDSLFSIAQQYNTSVRQLYRNNASLKGRPQIYEGQSIIIDFTDTPTREVVINAYAYPFIEQRLLEGTLYYLTNLLPFTYGFTPQGELVDLDDEQLISSAQYYGTSSFMHISTLTQEGNFSSALAEQLLNDEAAQQRLIENIYQNMRNKGYTGLDIDFEFIPAQLRENYIEFVRKATQYLNNYGYDVIVALAPKTSSAQRGLLYEAHDYAGLSEAANYVFLMTYEWGYTYSEPMAVAPIENVRAVVEYALTQMPPEKIILGLPNYGYDWPLPYVKGQTKAVSISTSQAYDIAVKYRAEILYDEVSQAPHFVYTNENNQVHEIWFDDAKSISEKLSLIEEYSLYGGGYWSLMKRFPSNWSVLNAMYIVR